TTGCAGCAGCTTCCTAAGGCACCACCAAGGAGCCCCTAAACTATCTCGGAGAATAATCCAAAAGCCAGTACTTTAGTAAAAGGGACTTGGGGGTGGAGCCAGGATAACTGGGTTCTGGGGATGATCCCAGCCAGAGCTGGACAGCTCTGAACAAGTCCTTTTCCCTTTCTGGGGCCTCAGTCTCCTTGATTGTGAATGGGAGGCTGGGATTAGATGATCCCATAATTGCCTTCCATCTGAAATACTGTTTCACCCTTCTTGATCCTTGGCCTTTCTTTCTGGCCTATATGGCCATTGATTTAGCTCTTCTTTTTCAGGACAATCTCAACTTGCTGCTAACTGAGGAGGAAATGTACAGCCTCACAGAGACCTTTCAGCAGTGTAAAGTTATCCCTGGTAAGGCTGGGTGGTACTGCCAATGGAGAAGGCCAGGAAGGTTTCTCCTTCATACTTTCTAGGATGAACCATACAAGGAATAATCTGGAATTTGGAGGGCAAGGGTGTAAATGGAGCCCTGTTTGCAAGCTGTTGACCCACCCCTGGTCACAGCCTGTGTTATCCTGGCTATGGAGACAAAGACTGGACAAAAGCTGTGGGCGTAGGGGCTCTGGAGGGTGCACTCGAGGTGAGTCAAGGTGCTCCAGATGCTGAGAAGGGTGGGCATGGCTAGCATGCAGTGCCTCCCCACAGACTGCTCCCTGACGCTGGAGGACTTCCTACGCTACCGCCACCAAACAGCAAAGAGAGGGAACAGTGACAGGGCTCTCAGTGAGGAACAAGAGGAGCAGGCAGCCCGCCAGTTTGCAGCCCTGGACCCTGAACACCGAGGACGTGTCGAGTGGCCTGATTTTTTGTCCCACGAGTCCCTCCTGCTTCTACAGCAGTTGCGTCCCCAGGTAAGGGCCAGCTGGGGTGAATGTCTGTGGGATATTGGGTGACAGAGCCCTGGGAAGCATGCCAGGCAGGTTGGGGGAACACCGGGTACTCTCTGAGCAGGAACCAGTACCAGGAAAGGGCTCAGGTTCCAGCCAGTGACAGGTGATCCAGTGCCTGGGCTGGGGAAACTGCCCAAGGAAGACTGATTTGCGCTGGACCTCACTGCAAATGTTGGTGCTACCAGAAAGGCTCCAGGCAGCTTCAAAGGGAGGTTGCAGAGATGATAATGGAGGTAGGATTCTCTATGGCTTGacagtttacaaaatattttcatctccaAGGTCTTAATTTGTCTCTTCTTCCACAGAACTCTCTGTTAAGGCTTCTAACAGTCAAGGAGCGGGAGCGAGCCCGAGCCACCTTCCTGGCCCGGGGCAGCGGGAGCACTATCAGCGAGGCCGAATGCCACCGTGCCCAGCACTCTTGGTTCTGCAAACGCCCCATCGAGGCTCCTTCCTGCAGTGTCAGGTCCACTCCCTACCAATCCCTGCCCCCACTCACCTACCCTCCTCCTTTGTCCCTTGATATGAAAGGTACCTGCCTCCCTGTTTCTTCTGCCCTTTCGTCCAATAGCCAGGAGAGGATCCTTCTGTGAATTAGATAGTGGCCATGACTCCTACTGGCCAAGGCATAGTTCAGCCTTGACTCAAAACTCTGTCACCCATGTCAGAAAAGCCTGGATGTACATATCCAGGGGTTCACCAGAGCTTTGGATTCACCAGAATACGGGAGGGGCAGACCTTTCATAGTCCCACTTCTAACCACATGTCTTTGTACCCAACAGTGTCAGCCATGTGGGTCCCATAGCAGACAGCAGcccagccagcagcagcagcaagagtcagGACAAGGCCCCACTGCCCACAGAGCCTGAGTCCAGGTGAGTGACACCTCCTTACCTAGCTGTCTACACCCTGACCCTCACACACACAAGTAAGATTGAGCATTACCCACCATCACCCCAAAACAACAAATGCCCACCCCATAAACCAGACTTCAAGAGTGCGCATTTGACCCCAGATCCATAGGGCTAGAGGGCTGTCAGCCTGGAAGCACAGTCTGCCAGCACCACGTCAGACACaagccaggacttccctgagtTTTGCCTAGCTCAAGCCATGCTGCTGGGATCAGGTCTCCTGAGCCTCCAGATTCAGCAACCAGCCTCACAAATctgttctttgcttccactcCAGATTCGTGGATTGGCCTACCTTCCTGCAGGAGAGTGTCATCTACATCTTGGCTGCTCGCCCCAACAGTTTGGCCATTCACCTGAAACCCCCAGGATAGCATGGAGCAGAAAAGCTCAGTTTGGGGACAGTGGCATTCTCTCCCTCctttcatttctccctttccCCACTAACCTCTGGTACTGAGACTTCTGGGGGTGGAGCACGGTCCACATCTCAGTTTATCACTAAGCTTTATGGCACTGAAGTCACCATTTCCCTCACAACAGAGGTGGTCAATGCGTTGCCACATGGAGAAGCCCTGGGAGCTGTGGCAGCATCTGCTGCAGGACCACCCCCTGCCCTCACACTACAGACTGGACCTGCCACTGCACACGTATATGTGtgcccacacatgcacacacaaacacacacacctagCTGTCCATGCCATCAGAGACCTGAGACTTCTCTTTTTTGAAGAAAGACCAAAGTTCTTTTGTGAAGCCCCTGGTAtagatttgggggagggggggggtctCTCTATTGGCCAGTTTTCATTTACAGTAGATCAGTCTCTGGCCAAGTGATTCTTAATAAGGGGGCATATCAGACTCACATACTCTGCTAGAGATGCTGACAGAGTCCCTCTTCCCACACTGAAAATCCCTTCTGTGATGAACCACTGTTCTAATAGGTGTGTGCTATGTCCCTTGGATGTGTTGGGGTGGGGAAAATGGTGGAAGACCACCACTgcacttattatttatttattatttatttaaattccaATTCCTGGTGACAGAGAAGGCAGCTAATCTCTGGAGTACCAATTAGAAAAGGGGGAGGCAGCCCCTCCCAGGGACCCAGAAATCTAGGACCCTCTTATCCAGGTCATTTAAGTCCAAAAGTCTTTATTTAGCAGACCAGTCCAAACCCAAGGTGAGCCATCCTGACCCCTGTTTTTTAGGTGGGTGCTCATGGCCAAGAACCCAAGGCCCAAATGGAACAGGTATGATGGCAGTAGTCACAGCCTTCTGGGTTAGGTGCTTCACAGTCAGCTACCACAGAGACCCAAAGCCTGAGCTCCAGTGAGGGCAGGCCtggatgaaagagaagagaaggctcctttttttccattctttagcTTAACTGCAGACATAGAAAAGTATGCCATGGTATGGCATACAGAACCCTAAACAGGGACTCCTTTCAAACCACATAACAATGAGCATAAGAGGCTGGAGCTAAGATGATTTGAAGATCTCAGCTCTCTTGAACAGAGAAAGTCTCAGCAAAGCCTCACAGAACGAGGAGGTGTTCCCTTCTCCCTGTTACTAAGATATTGCCTGCGTTGCTGCTTTTCCCCATTGCTCACTGCATGTTCTTCCCCACAAGCTTAGGGCCTGGACCTGGCAAGGGAGGACTTTGGAGGCAAAAAGATGCTACCACAAGGCCACCAGCCTGGCCTCTCAGCCCCAGCTGTTCTTCCTAAGTTCTTATCAAGTTCTCTAGTCAGCATATGCTATGGGTAAGCATAGGTCCTGAAGTTCAAGCTTCTGTTTCTA
This portion of the Bubalus bubalis isolate 160015118507 breed Murrah chromosome 3, NDDB_SH_1, whole genome shotgun sequence genome encodes:
- the PHF24 gene encoding PHD finger protein 24 isoform X2, which produces MGVEWSLRSLTGPVVLHPLPSSAPPGSWMTTSLQISAWSPKSLVCTRVFHDGCLRRMGYIQGDSAAEVTEMAHTETGWSCHYCDNLNLLLTEEEMYSLTETFQQCKVIPDCSLTLEDFLRYRHQTAKRGNSDRALSEEQEEQAARQFAALDPEHRGRVEWPDFLSHESLLLLQQLRPQNSLLRLLTVKERERARATFLARGSGSTISEAECHRAQHSWFCKRPIEAPSCSVSVSHVGPIADSSPASSSSKSQDKAPLPTEPESRFVDWPTFLQESVIYILAARPNSLAIHLKPPG
- the PHF24 gene encoding PHD finger protein 24 isoform X1, whose amino-acid sequence is MGVLMSKRQTVEQVQKVSLAVSAFKDGLRDRPSIRRTGELPGSRRGTVEGSVQEVQEEKEAEASAPALQEESSVNRASWERLRDGRGVEPEEFDRTSRFTPPAFIRPTRKLDDDKPPDIRLEPKEPVVNDEMCDVCEVWTAESLFPCRVCTRVFHDGCLRRMGYIQGDSAAEVTEMAHTETGWSCHYCDNLNLLLTEEEMYSLTETFQQCKVIPDCSLTLEDFLRYRHQTAKRGNSDRALSEEQEEQAARQFAALDPEHRGRVEWPDFLSHESLLLLQQLRPQNSLLRLLTVKERERARATFLARGSGSTISEAECHRAQHSWFCKRPIEAPSCSVSVSHVGPIADSSPASSSSKSQDKAPLPTEPESRFVDWPTFLQESVIYILAARPNSLAIHLKPPG